From the genome of Ornithobacterium rhinotracheale, one region includes:
- a CDS encoding virulence protein, translating into MFAITFDMEVSALKEYYGEPYHKAYYDIRKLLKNYGFKWTQGSVYLSRTASMADLFDAIDALTDIDWFSLSVRDIQGFKVEDWSDFTNRAKRKAEIFRKNR; encoded by the coding sequence ATGTTTGCCATTACTTTTGATATGGAAGTCTCTGCCTTAAAAGAATATTACGGGGAGCCTTACCACAAAGCCTATTATGATATCCGAAAACTTCTAAAAAACTATGGTTTTAAATGGACACAAGGAAGTGTCTATTTATCAAGAACCGCTAGTATGGCAGATTTATTTGATGCAATAGATGCATTAACTGACATAGATTGGTTTTCTCTATCCGTGAGAGACATTCAAGGTTTTAAGGTTGAAGATTGGTCTGATTTTACAAATAGAGCAAAAAGAAAAGCTGAAATTTTTAGAAAAAATCGTTAG
- a CDS encoding transcriptional regulator: MKTITKQKSKFKVGERVLISPEVTHKENWIEGVVIDVEDNPFVGFVISAETKDENIYFEKEYLFKKINE, from the coding sequence ATGAAAACGATTACCAAACAAAAATCAAAATTTAAAGTAGGCGAGAGAGTTCTTATTTCTCCTGAAGTAACTCACAAGGAAAATTGGATTGAGGGGGTTGTTATCGATGTAGAAGATAATCCTTTTGTTGGGTTTGTAATTAGTGCTGAAACAAAGGATGAGAATATTTATTTTGAAAAAGAATATTTATTTAAAAAAATAAACGAATAA
- a CDS encoding integrase core domain-containing protein — protein MNTYGIRHIHGKPLHPQTQGKIERYHRSMKNVVKLHHYYAPEQLERAIDKFVQYYNSQRYHEALNNLTPEDVYLGRQDRILKLRKQVKINTLNQRKLNYCFGLI, from the coding sequence ATGAACACTTATGGAATCAGACACATACATGGAAAACCATTGCACCCGCAAACACAAGGGAAAATCGAGCGGTATCATCGTTCCATGAAAAATGTAGTCAAATTACACCATTATTATGCTCCCGAGCAACTCGAAAGGGCTATTGATAAATTTGTGCAATATTACAACTCGCAAAGATATCACGAAGCTTTAAATAATTTAACCCCTGAAGATGTTTACCTAGGTAGACAAGACCGAATCTTAAAACTAAGAAAACAAGTGAAAATAAATACTTTAAATCAAAGAAAATTAAATTATTGTTTTGGGCTTATTTAA
- a CDS encoding glycohydrolase toxin TNT-related protein encodes MRFEAVIKIPKGEELAGKVFDRFQGPGRLKGEYASPILNSDKGVEDLIFTYDSRALQSEIKEGTNYIKFRFKNNLPQNLEFEYSEIVPWFERQGLGQQVKSSINFEKLDDYVEILEQLQYTNGKWKKIK; translated from the coding sequence ATGAGATTTGAAGCTGTAATTAAAATTCCAAAAGGAGAAGAATTAGCAGGTAAAGTTTTTGATAGATTCCAAGGTCCCGGTAGATTGAAAGGAGAATATGCAAGTCCTATTTTAAATAGTGATAAAGGAGTAGAAGATTTAATATTTACTTATGATTCGAGAGCTTTACAAAGTGAAATTAAAGAAGGTACAAATTATATCAAATTTAGATTTAAAAACAATTTACCTCAAAACTTGGAATTTGAATATAGTGAAATAGTTCCTTGGTTTGAAAGACAAGGATTAGGACAACAAGTAAAATCATCAATAAATTTTGAGAAACTAGATGATTATGTAGAAATTTTAGAACAATTACAATATACTAATGGAAAATGGAAGAAGATAAAATAA
- a CDS encoding D-aminoacyl-tRNA deacylase, translating into MRVIIQRVKHAKVEAAEQLIGKIGQGLMFQPLRVLREKS; encoded by the coding sequence ATGAGAGTAATCATACAAAGAGTGAAACACGCAAAAGTTGAAGCCGCTGAACAATTAATCGGAAAGATTGGGCAGGGGCTGATGTTTCAACCTCTTCGAGTCTTACGAGAGAAGAGTTAG
- the rsgA gene encoding ribosome small subunit-dependent GTPase A — protein sequence MKGRVIKSTGSWYSISTDSGKTLEARIRGKFRLKGIKHTNPIAVGDEVEFSLDKDNIAFIEKIYERHNYIIRRSVNLSKKTHIIASNIDVAVILATFKNPRTSTGFIDRFLVTAEAYHIHPVILFNKVDEITPEERPALEDLKQIYTHIGYQVLEISATQNIGLQQVKELLKGQTSVFMGHSGVGKSTLINALNPALHLKTKTVSTFNQKGQHTTTFAQMYPWPFGGYIIDTPGIKEFGLADFQENEIQDYFPEIFKLKQDCKFHNCKHLNEPKCAVKQAAEAGKIALSRFESYLNFIAESYESNHTKSETRKS from the coding sequence ATGAAAGGACGAGTAATAAAATCCACTGGAAGCTGGTACAGCATCTCCACCGATTCGGGCAAAACTTTGGAGGCAAGAATTAGAGGAAAATTCAGGCTCAAAGGCATCAAACATACCAATCCGATTGCGGTGGGCGACGAAGTGGAATTTAGTTTAGATAAAGACAATATTGCTTTTATAGAAAAAATTTACGAGCGCCATAATTACATTATTCGGCGCTCGGTAAATTTATCTAAGAAAACACATATTATCGCCTCAAACATAGATGTGGCAGTGATTCTCGCTACATTCAAAAATCCACGCACTTCTACGGGCTTTATCGACAGATTTCTGGTTACAGCCGAGGCATATCACATTCATCCCGTGATTTTGTTTAACAAAGTAGACGAAATCACGCCCGAGGAGCGCCCCGCACTGGAAGATTTAAAACAAATTTACACCCATATCGGCTACCAAGTTTTGGAAATTTCTGCCACGCAAAACATCGGGCTGCAACAGGTAAAAGAGTTGCTCAAAGGGCAGACCAGCGTGTTTATGGGGCATTCAGGAGTGGGCAAATCCACCTTGATTAATGCACTCAACCCTGCCTTGCATTTAAAAACCAAAACCGTATCCACCTTTAATCAAAAAGGCCAGCACACCACCACATTTGCACAAATGTACCCTTGGCCCTTTGGCGGCTACATTATCGACACCCCTGGCATCAAGGAATTTGGCTTAGCCGATTTTCAGGAAAACGAAATACAGGACTATTTTCCAGAAATTTTTAAGCTAAAACAAGATTGCAAGTTTCACAACTGCAAGCACCTCAACGAGCCTAAATGCGCCGTGAAGCAGGCCGCCGAGGCGGGCAAAATCGCACTGAGCCGCTTTGAAAGTTACCTAAATTTTATCGCAGAAAGCTATGAGAGTAATCATACAAAGAGTGAAACACGCAAAAGTTGA
- a CDS encoding bifunctional 3-deoxy-7-phosphoheptulonate synthase/chorismate mutase type II: protein MEINNWIENFKKPLVVAGPCSAESEKQMLQIAEELPKDKVEIFRAGIWKPRTKPNCFEGVGAIGLNWLAKVREEFGLKIGTEIANANHAKLALEYDVDMLWIGARTTVNPFQVQEIAEALRDTDKIILVKNPINPDLELWIGAMERLAGQGIKNLGVIHRGFSDYKKTKYRNQPQWQIALDFKNRLPQIPIICDPSHIAGRRDLIEEISQKAMNFGFQGLMIESHHSPDEAWSDASQQITPARLNEILENLKVRNEDDSDNDFHTSLAQLRNKIDEADNRILEMINERMDIAKAIGTLKKEHNVTVFQPKRWNLIQEQILEKATKFGLSEEFVNRFLTAVHQESIKLQNEIMADKKA, encoded by the coding sequence ATGGAAATTAATAATTGGATAGAAAACTTTAAAAAGCCGCTTGTAGTCGCTGGACCATGTAGTGCGGAGAGCGAAAAACAAATGTTACAAATTGCTGAAGAATTGCCCAAAGACAAAGTTGAAATATTCCGTGCTGGCATCTGGAAACCAAGAACTAAGCCTAATTGCTTTGAGGGCGTGGGAGCCATTGGGCTCAATTGGCTAGCCAAGGTGCGCGAGGAATTTGGGCTAAAAATCGGTACAGAAATCGCAAATGCTAATCACGCAAAACTGGCGCTGGAATATGATGTGGATATGCTCTGGATTGGCGCTAGAACCACGGTAAACCCCTTCCAAGTGCAGGAAATTGCAGAAGCCCTACGCGATACAGATAAAATCATCTTGGTTAAAAACCCCATCAACCCTGATTTGGAACTCTGGATTGGCGCAATGGAACGCCTAGCAGGGCAGGGCATCAAAAATTTGGGCGTGATACACCGCGGCTTCTCCGATTACAAAAAAACCAAATACCGAAACCAGCCTCAGTGGCAAATTGCCCTTGACTTTAAAAATCGCTTGCCACAAATCCCAATCATCTGCGACCCCTCACACATTGCGGGGCGAAGAGATTTAATCGAAGAAATCTCTCAAAAGGCTATGAACTTCGGGTTCCAAGGCCTAATGATTGAATCGCACCACTCGCCAGATGAGGCTTGGAGCGATGCCAGCCAGCAAATCACCCCTGCAAGGCTAAATGAAATCCTTGAAAATTTAAAAGTGAGAAATGAAGATGACTCGGATAATGATTTCCACACCTCACTGGCACAATTAAGAAATAAAATCGATGAGGCGGATAACCGTATCCTTGAAATGATTAACGAGCGTATGGACATCGCAAAAGCCATCGGTACGCTTAAAAAAGAACACAATGTTACCGTGTTCCAACCTAAGAGATGGAACTTAATCCAAGAACAAATTCTGGAAAAAGCCACTAAATTTGGCCTCTCCGAGGAATTCGTGAACCGATTCCTTACCGCCGTGCACCAAGAATCCATTAAACTACAAAACGAAATAATGGCTGATAAAAAAGCCTAA